In Deinococcus ficus, a single genomic region encodes these proteins:
- a CDS encoding TetR/AcrR family transcriptional regulator, giving the protein MTTAHPTWPRDVPIKLHPQTRRHQANREKLEAAAIREFASHGLRGAKVSNIVAAAGLTQPSFYRTWPSKEAAYAEIVSQTREAWYVAARQVLDGPSSLPLKDRIYSGVHRLFQLLMHDHELTRMVLYESRLLPDRYEPFIEIYTGVFETAQQRALITQRLPAETLAQAYTALTRRLFMARLYTRQLSVEATSREIAELVYPLIRQEDL; this is encoded by the coding sequence ATGACCACAGCCCACCCCACCTGGCCCAGGGACGTTCCCATCAAACTTCACCCCCAAACCCGCCGGCATCAGGCCAACCGCGAGAAACTCGAGGCCGCCGCCATCCGTGAGTTCGCCAGTCACGGCCTCCGCGGCGCCAAGGTCAGCAACATCGTCGCGGCCGCCGGACTCACCCAGCCGTCCTTCTACCGCACCTGGCCCAGCAAGGAAGCCGCCTACGCCGAAATCGTCTCTCAAACCCGGGAAGCCTGGTACGTCGCCGCCCGGCAGGTGCTCGACGGTCCCAGCAGCCTGCCTCTCAAGGACCGCATCTACTCGGGCGTGCACCGGCTGTTCCAGCTGCTGATGCACGACCACGAACTGACCCGGATGGTGCTGTACGAAAGCCGCCTGCTGCCCGACCGCTACGAGCCCTTCATCGAGATCTACACCGGGGTTTTCGAAACCGCCCAGCAGCGGGCATTGATCACGCAGCGTCTCCCGGCGGAAACCCTGGCGCAGGCCTATACCGCGCTGACCCGGCGCCTGTTCATGGCCCGGCTGTACACCCGTCAGCTGTCCGTCGAAGCCACCTCACGCGAAATTGCCGAGCTCGTCTATCCGCTCATCCGTCAGGAGGACCTATGA
- a CDS encoding c-type cytochrome — protein MKRTLPALALLGSSVALAALATTPVFTKAQADAGAKVYKAQCAACHGTKLNNGGAPKLAGPDFMKKWSAPTLDDFYFIMHTTMPQTKPGSLTEKEALNVLAYILQQNSFKPGTKALTLKALKGYHFKK, from the coding sequence ATGAAACGCACCCTTCCCGCGCTCGCGCTGCTCGGCAGCTCCGTGGCCCTGGCCGCTCTGGCCACCACGCCCGTGTTCACCAAGGCGCAGGCGGACGCCGGCGCGAAAGTCTACAAAGCCCAGTGCGCGGCCTGCCACGGCACCAAGCTGAACAACGGCGGCGCGCCCAAACTGGCCGGCCCCGACTTCATGAAGAAGTGGTCGGCGCCCACCCTGGACGACTTCTACTTCATCATGCACACCACCATGCCGCAGACCAAACCCGGCAGCCTCACCGAGAAAGAAGCCCTGAACGTGCTGGCCTACATCCTTCAGCAGAACAGCTTCAAGCCCGGCACCAAGGCCCTGACCCTCAAGGCGCTCAAGGGCTACCACTTCAAGAAGTAA
- a CDS encoding pyrroloquinoline quinone-dependent dehydrogenase gives MKKAHLRRLGLGTALLLGSALAVVGPTQEELNNADASTDSWLMYNKGYKAQRHSALDLVNAGNVAGLKRVCTFDTKDDGGFQATPQVYKGVIFVTQMYRTFAIDAKTCKALWIHKYVTPDSSVLTTNRGLAIADGVLYRGTPNAHLIALDAGTGRQLWDTKVADSTVGYFHSAAPVYYNGKVLIGDAGADWGIKAKMHAFDAKTGKKVWDFNLIPTGQEFGAETWKKADSTVTGGGSTWTSYTVDTDTGHVYISVGNPAPDFAAQYRPGDNLFTNSVLELNADTGKYVNHYQQIPADDKDYDTAAAPTLYEVNGEKRMAVPTKAGWLFGYNEADKAQVFKQAMIKVTNQEKPTTRQGLAICPNYSAGSQWSGASFDGVNSQLVVPAVDWCGVVKLGEVRLIKGQLFFGGSMQLDPADKATGQVRSFDAATGQPKWTFSLKGTRIVGGVTTTAGNLTMFGAMDGTLYALDSRTGKVLWKDNVDKALIGGGVATYNQGGKQYFAVVAGNSSKGAVGGPKNVTGRVAIYSLP, from the coding sequence ATGAAAAAAGCACACCTGCGACGACTGGGACTGGGAACTGCACTGCTGCTCGGGTCGGCTCTGGCCGTGGTCGGCCCCACCCAGGAGGAACTCAACAACGCCGACGCGTCCACCGACTCCTGGCTGATGTACAACAAAGGCTACAAAGCCCAGCGCCACTCCGCCCTGGACCTCGTCAACGCCGGGAACGTCGCCGGACTCAAACGCGTGTGCACCTTCGACACCAAGGACGACGGCGGCTTCCAGGCCACCCCGCAAGTGTACAAGGGCGTCATCTTCGTCACGCAGATGTACCGCACCTTCGCCATCGACGCCAAAACCTGCAAGGCCCTCTGGATTCACAAGTACGTCACCCCGGACTCCAGCGTGCTCACCACCAACCGCGGCCTGGCCATCGCGGACGGCGTGCTGTACCGCGGCACCCCCAACGCCCACCTGATCGCCCTCGATGCCGGCACCGGCCGTCAGCTGTGGGACACCAAAGTCGCGGACTCCACCGTCGGGTACTTCCACAGTGCCGCGCCCGTCTACTACAACGGCAAGGTCCTCATCGGGGACGCCGGGGCGGACTGGGGCATCAAGGCGAAGATGCACGCCTTCGACGCGAAAACCGGCAAGAAAGTCTGGGACTTCAACCTCATCCCCACCGGTCAGGAATTCGGCGCGGAAACCTGGAAGAAAGCCGACTCGACCGTCACCGGCGGCGGCAGCACCTGGACGAGCTACACCGTCGACACGGACACCGGCCACGTCTACATCTCCGTGGGCAACCCCGCGCCCGACTTCGCCGCGCAGTACCGCCCCGGCGACAACCTCTTCACGAACTCCGTGCTTGAACTGAACGCCGACACCGGCAAGTACGTCAACCACTACCAGCAGATTCCGGCGGACGACAAGGACTACGACACGGCCGCCGCGCCCACGCTGTACGAAGTGAACGGCGAAAAGCGCATGGCGGTGCCCACCAAGGCCGGCTGGCTCTTCGGGTACAACGAGGCCGACAAGGCCCAGGTGTTCAAACAGGCCATGATCAAGGTCACCAACCAGGAGAAACCCACCACCCGCCAGGGCCTGGCGATCTGCCCGAACTACAGCGCCGGCTCCCAGTGGTCCGGGGCGTCCTTCGACGGCGTGAACTCCCAGCTCGTCGTCCCGGCCGTGGACTGGTGCGGCGTGGTGAAGCTCGGCGAGGTGCGCCTGATCAAAGGCCAGCTGTTCTTCGGCGGATCCATGCAGCTCGACCCGGCCGACAAGGCCACCGGGCAGGTCCGGTCCTTCGACGCCGCCACCGGACAGCCGAAGTGGACCTTCAGCCTGAAAGGCACCCGCATCGTGGGCGGCGTGACCACCACCGCCGGGAACCTCACGATGTTCGGCGCCATGGACGGCACCCTGTACGCCCTGGACTCCCGGACCGGCAAGGTCCTCTGGAAGGACAACGTCGACAAGGCCCTGATCGGCGGTGGCGTCGCCACCTACAACCAGGGCGGAAAACAGTACTTCGCCGTCGTGGCCGGGAACTCCTCCAAGGGCGCGGTCGGCGGACCCAAGAACGTCACGGGCCGCGTCGCCATCTACAGCCTGCCGTGA
- a CDS encoding SIP domain-containing protein: MTARLRTPLAGEHIRHLIEHVNQDHTQDLLYCLQAFTPSDQPTGATLTALYADGADVTAHAPGRATTHFLAFPDAASPQVALRALASEARKKLGVDAPKRQATWTVHANEPWAGAYRRLTLDLGTDRWETWQPGDCARFMFTADEGRPYTLRRLTGQRAVIDVFTHDATAGSVWASRLQPGDEVQVEGEWHEQFPDFTAGEVVLFGDETSLPTLAGLLDRGGFTSSVTVLVELTDLQLATYLDDVPAREQVQVTWVRREGPPGEASARALHQLGVTPAAVWGVSSVSGARLLKRELKAEYPEAEVRVKAYWRDPERHADTDASKV, encoded by the coding sequence GTGACCGCCCGCCTCAGGACGCCCCTGGCGGGGGAGCACATCCGCCACCTCATCGAGCACGTGAATCAGGACCACACCCAGGACCTGCTCTACTGCCTGCAGGCCTTCACGCCGTCCGACCAGCCCACCGGGGCCACCCTCACCGCCCTCTACGCGGACGGCGCTGACGTGACCGCGCACGCACCGGGCCGCGCGACCACCCACTTCCTGGCCTTTCCCGACGCGGCCAGCCCCCAGGTCGCGCTCCGGGCCCTGGCCAGCGAAGCCCGGAAGAAACTCGGGGTGGACGCCCCCAAACGCCAGGCCACCTGGACCGTCCACGCCAACGAGCCCTGGGCCGGCGCGTACCGGCGCCTCACCTTGGACCTGGGGACGGACCGCTGGGAGACATGGCAGCCCGGCGACTGCGCGCGCTTCATGTTCACCGCCGACGAGGGACGGCCCTACACCCTGCGCCGCCTCACCGGTCAGCGGGCCGTGATCGACGTGTTCACCCACGATGCCACCGCCGGGTCCGTCTGGGCCAGCCGCCTCCAGCCTGGCGACGAAGTCCAGGTGGAGGGTGAGTGGCACGAGCAGTTCCCGGATTTCACGGCGGGCGAGGTGGTGCTGTTCGGCGACGAAACCAGCCTTCCCACCCTGGCGGGGCTGCTGGATCGCGGCGGCTTCACGTCGAGCGTCACAGTGCTGGTGGAACTCACCGACCTGCAACTCGCCACTTACCTGGATGACGTGCCCGCCCGGGAGCAGGTCCAGGTCACCTGGGTGCGCCGTGAGGGTCCGCCCGGCGAGGCCAGCGCCCGGGCGCTCCATCAGCTCGGGGTGACGCCGGCTGCCGTGTGGGGCGTGTCGTCCGTCAGCGGTGCGCGGCTCCTCAAGCGCGAGCTGAAGGCGGAGTACCCGGAGGCCGAGGTCCGCGTGAAGGCCTACTGGCGTGACCCGGAACGTCACGCCGACACGGACGCTTCCAAGGTCTGA
- a CDS encoding ABC transporter substrate-binding protein yields the protein MKRVLTLTALLLGTASAACGGTLVQHAMGETCAPRTPKRIVALEWTYAENLLALGIQPVGVADIKGYQEWVNVTPRFASGVKDVGTRQQPSLEQLRALKPDLIITAKSRAAQNYAALSAIAPTVVFDPYAGDSQYAEMRQTFLTMGRLTGRKNTAQQVLNTLDIRLSRLKQQFKTAGRTREKFIFAQAFTARGGTPTMRLFTKNSMLSQLMEQVGLVNAWTAPAGQYGFTEVSLEPLVTLNTTSFLYVAQKEDNVFIAPSVRPLWDRLPFVKSGRTYALNEKTWTFGGPLSALTLANEVSRAMLGQK from the coding sequence ATGAAACGAGTCCTGACCCTGACCGCCCTCCTGCTCGGCACCGCCTCCGCCGCCTGCGGCGGAACCCTCGTCCAGCACGCCATGGGAGAAACCTGCGCGCCCAGGACGCCCAAGCGCATCGTCGCGCTCGAATGGACCTACGCCGAGAACCTGCTCGCCCTCGGCATTCAACCGGTGGGCGTGGCAGACATCAAGGGCTACCAGGAATGGGTGAACGTCACACCCAGGTTCGCCTCGGGCGTCAAGGACGTCGGCACGCGCCAGCAGCCCAGCCTCGAACAGCTCCGCGCCCTTAAACCCGACCTGATCATCACCGCCAAATCCCGGGCCGCGCAGAACTACGCCGCCCTGAGCGCCATCGCCCCCACCGTCGTCTTCGACCCCTACGCCGGGGACAGCCAGTACGCGGAGATGCGCCAGACCTTCCTCACCATGGGCCGCCTGACCGGACGGAAAAACACCGCGCAGCAGGTCCTCAACACCCTCGACATCCGCCTGTCCCGCCTGAAACAGCAGTTCAAGACCGCCGGCCGCACCCGGGAGAAGTTCATCTTCGCGCAGGCCTTCACCGCCCGCGGCGGCACCCCCACCATGCGCCTGTTCACGAAAAACAGCATGCTCAGCCAGCTGATGGAACAGGTGGGCCTCGTCAACGCCTGGACGGCCCCAGCCGGCCAGTACGGCTTCACCGAAGTCAGCCTCGAGCCGCTCGTCACGCTGAACACCACCAGCTTCCTGTACGTCGCGCAGAAGGAGGACAACGTGTTCATCGCACCCAGCGTCCGGCCCCTGTGGGACCGTCTGCCCTTCGTGAAGTCCGGCCGCACCTACGCCCTGAACGAGAAGACCTGGACCTTCGGCGGGCCGCTCAGCGCCCTGACCCTCGCCAACGAGGTCAGCCGCGCCATGCTCGGACAGAAGTGA
- a CDS encoding TetR/AcrR family transcriptional regulator: MVAQVRARSDQAKAARRAQILAEAHALLATTRYPDLTLTQIADRVGLTKAALFSYFPSKEALFLDLYETLLGEWLTTLGKHLRLGGTHTPATLATLVTVMLQDTPALPRLIPLLAGLLEHNISATRATTHKRWLAGQLHDLTPLVEQALPGLPAGGGIRLLTYTQALIAGLQPMSEPAPAVREALASSELSALHLELRGALQDSLTALYRGLSSEQPA; the protein is encoded by the coding sequence ATGGTTGCTCAAGTGCGCGCCCGTTCCGATCAAGCCAAAGCCGCCCGCCGCGCACAGATCCTCGCCGAAGCCCACGCGCTCCTCGCCACCACCCGCTACCCCGACCTCACCCTGACCCAGATCGCCGACCGTGTCGGCCTGACCAAGGCGGCACTGTTCTCATACTTTCCCAGCAAAGAAGCACTCTTCCTGGACCTGTACGAGACTCTGCTGGGCGAGTGGCTCACCACCCTGGGAAAGCACCTGCGGCTGGGCGGCACCCACACGCCTGCCACGCTGGCGACCCTTGTGACCGTCATGCTTCAGGACACGCCCGCGCTGCCGCGCCTGATTCCCCTGCTCGCCGGTCTGCTGGAACACAACATCAGTGCCACCCGCGCCACCACCCACAAACGCTGGCTCGCCGGGCAGCTGCACGACCTCACTCCCCTGGTCGAGCAGGCGCTGCCCGGCCTGCCAGCCGGCGGCGGCATCCGCCTGCTCACCTATACGCAGGCGCTGATCGCTGGTCTCCAGCCCATGAGCGAGCCGGCCCCGGCCGTGCGTGAAGCCCTGGCCAGCAGTGAGCTGAGCGCCCTGCACCTCGAACTGCGCGGTGCTCTTCAGGACAGCCTGACTGCGCTCTACCGGGGGCTGAGCAGCGAACAGCCTGCATAG
- a CDS encoding SDR family NAD(P)-dependent oxidoreductase produces MTIPPSTPHPRRTALITGASGGIGESLARQIAAHHIDVILVARTRPKLETLAHELHAAHGIQATVIAQDLTAPDAAERIEAQVLTQGLTVDFLINNAGFASYGEFHTLPREHELNLIQVNITALTDLTHRFLPGMVERRRGRVLNVASTAAFLPGPLMAVYYASKAYVLSFSEALNEELRGTGVHVTALCPGPVQTGFQDRAKMQDSRLIAGKNPLLAPMMDADTVAREGLQAMFAGQAVRVVGPMNTIQTLLPRLLPRSVVPRLVKQVQARAH; encoded by the coding sequence ATGACCATTCCCCCATCCACCCCCCATCCGCGACGCACCGCCCTGATCACCGGAGCCAGCGGCGGCATCGGTGAAAGCCTCGCCCGGCAAATCGCCGCGCACCACATCGACGTCATCCTCGTGGCCCGCACCCGGCCCAAACTCGAGACACTCGCCCACGAACTCCATGCCGCCCACGGCATTCAGGCCACCGTCATCGCGCAGGACCTCACCGCACCGGACGCGGCCGAACGCATCGAAGCGCAGGTCCTGACCCAGGGGCTCACCGTCGACTTCCTGATCAACAATGCCGGGTTCGCCTCCTACGGCGAATTCCACACCCTCCCCCGCGAGCACGAGCTCAACCTGATCCAGGTCAACATCACCGCCCTCACCGACCTCACGCACCGATTTCTGCCCGGCATGGTCGAGCGCCGCCGCGGCCGGGTGCTCAACGTGGCCAGCACCGCCGCGTTCCTCCCCGGGCCGCTGATGGCGGTGTACTACGCCAGCAAGGCCTACGTCCTGAGCTTCTCCGAGGCCCTGAACGAGGAACTCCGCGGCACCGGCGTACATGTCACCGCCCTGTGCCCGGGCCCGGTGCAGACCGGCTTTCAGGACCGGGCCAAGATGCAGGACAGCCGCCTGATCGCCGGCAAAAACCCCCTCCTCGCCCCCATGATGGATGCCGACACTGTCGCCCGCGAAGGGCTCCAGGCGATGTTCGCCGGGCAGGCGGTGCGCGTGGTGGGCCCCATGAACACAATCCAGACCCTCCTTCCACGTCTTCTGCCTCGCAGCGTCGTTCCGCGCCTCGTGAAACAAGTCCAGGCCCGGGCACACTGA
- a CDS encoding alpha/beta fold hydrolase, translated as MTALPATQLHTVGDIQLAYVDSGGPGTPVLLVHAAYLSKQAWEAQWTALSAHHRVIAVDLRGHGESSAGIWPFSIPLVAEDLAGLLDALGIRRAHVCGHALGGMAALHLALQHPDRVRSLVLVDTTASVQSTVMQAVTAQLAWPVIALTGIRRQATLMTRALAPNDQTLQRTLLRQILTFEDRPEAYRVIWDAMMSFELLADLPRITCPTLILIGGRHPVTHGQARRLQAGLPDAELRVIPRAGHLVTMEQPAVVNDFLLRFWNERSGPPPLV; from the coding sequence GTGACCGCTTTGCCAGCCACACAGCTACATACGGTGGGCGACATCCAGTTGGCCTACGTCGACTCGGGTGGCCCGGGCACGCCGGTCCTCCTGGTGCACGCCGCCTACCTCTCCAAACAGGCCTGGGAAGCGCAGTGGACCGCCCTGAGCGCACACCACCGGGTGATCGCCGTGGACCTCCGCGGACACGGCGAGTCCAGCGCCGGCATCTGGCCCTTCAGCATTCCCCTGGTGGCCGAGGACCTCGCTGGTCTGCTGGACGCCCTCGGCATCCGCCGGGCCCACGTGTGCGGTCATGCCCTCGGGGGCATGGCGGCCCTGCACCTGGCCCTGCAGCACCCCGACCGCGTCCGCTCCCTTGTCCTGGTCGACACCACGGCCAGCGTGCAGTCCACCGTCATGCAGGCCGTCACCGCGCAGCTTGCCTGGCCGGTCATCGCCCTGACCGGCATCCGGCGGCAGGCCACCCTGATGACCCGCGCGCTCGCCCCGAACGACCAGACGCTGCAGCGGACGCTGCTTCGTCAGATCCTGACGTTCGAGGATCGTCCGGAAGCTTACCGGGTCATCTGGGACGCGATGATGAGCTTCGAGCTGCTGGCTGACCTGCCCAGGATCACCTGCCCCACCCTCATCCTGATCGGCGGGCGGCATCCTGTGACGCACGGACAGGCCCGACGGCTGCAGGCAGGGCTTCCGGATGCCGAGCTGCGGGTGATTCCCAGGGCTGGTCACCTTGTGACCATGGAGCAACCCGCGGTCGTGAACGACTTCCTCCTGCGCTTCTGGAACGAGCGCTCTGGACCTCCCCCTCTGGTTTAA